A stretch of the Notamacropus eugenii isolate mMacEug1 chromosome 2, mMacEug1.pri_v2, whole genome shotgun sequence genome encodes the following:
- the LOC140524010 gene encoding uncharacterized protein isoform X4 has protein sequence MVSSCCGSTCSGQSCGSGCCQPTCCRPSCCQTTCCRTTCCRPSCCISSCCQPSCCQSVCCQPTCCRPSCCQTTCCRTTCCRPSCCISSCCQPCCRPSCCVSSCCRPTCCRPSCCQSVCCQPTCYRPSCCQTTCCRTTCCRPSCCISSCCQPCCRPSCCVSSCCQPCCRPVCCRSSCC, from the exons ATGGTCAGTTCCTGTTGTGGCTCCACCTGCTCTGGCCAGAGCTGTGGCTCTGG GTGCTGCCAGCCAACCTGCTGCCGCCCTTCCTGCTGCCAAACCACTTGTTGCCGTACAACttgctgccgccccagctgctgtATTTCTagctgctgcca ACCAAGTTGTTGCCAGTCTGTGTGCTGCCAGCCAACCTGCTGCCGCCCTTCCTGCTGCCAAACCACTTGTTGCCGTACAACttgctgccgccccagctgctgtATTTCTagctgctgccagccctgctgccGCCCTAGCTGCTGTGTGTCCAGCTGCTGCCGCCCAACCTGCTGTAGACCAAGTTGTTGCCAGTCTGTGTGCTGCCAGCCAACCTGCTACCGCCCTTCCTGCTGCCAAACCACTTGTTGCCGTACAACttgctgccgccccagctgctgtATTTCTagctgctgccagccctgctgccGCCCTAGCTGCTGTGTGTCCAGTtgctgccagccctgctgccGCCCAGTCTGCTGCAGGTCTTCCTGCTGCTGA
- the LOC140524010 gene encoding uncharacterized protein isoform X3 produces the protein MVSSCCGSTCSGQSCGSGCCRPSCCITSCCQPCCLPSCCVSSCCRPTCCRPSCCQSVCCQPTCCRPSCCQTTCCRTTCCRPSCCISSCCQPSCCQSVCCQPTCCRPSCCQTTCCRTTCCRPSCCISSCCQPCCRPSCCVSSCCRPTCCRPSCCQSVCCQPTCYRPSCCQTTCCRTTCCRPSCCISSCCQPCCRPSCCVSSCCQPCCRPVCCRSSCC, from the exons ATGGTCAGTTCCTGTTGTGGCTCCACCTGCTCTGGCCAGAGCTGTGGCTCTGGctgctgccgccccagctgctgtattaccagctgctgccagccctgctgccTCCCTAGCTGCTGTGTGTCCAGCTGCTGCCGCCCAACCTGCTGTAGACCAAGTTGTTGCCAGTCTGTGTGCTGCCAGCCAACCTGCTGCCGCCCTTCCTGCTGCCAAACCACTTGTTGCCGTACAACttgctgccgccccagctgctgtATTTCTagctgctgcca ACCAAGTTGTTGCCAGTCTGTGTGCTGCCAGCCAACCTGCTGCCGCCCTTCCTGCTGCCAAACCACTTGTTGCCGTACAACttgctgccgccccagctgctgtATTTCTagctgctgccagccctgctgccGCCCTAGCTGCTGTGTGTCCAGCTGCTGCCGCCCAACCTGCTGTAGACCAAGTTGTTGCCAGTCTGTGTGCTGCCAGCCAACCTGCTACCGCCCTTCCTGCTGCCAAACCACTTGTTGCCGTACAACttgctgccgccccagctgctgtATTTCTagctgctgccagccctgctgccGCCCTAGCTGCTGTGTGTCCAGTtgctgccagccctgctgccGCCCAGTCTGCTGCAGGTCTTCCTGCTGCTGA
- the LOC140524010 gene encoding uncharacterized protein isoform X2 — protein MVSSCCGSTCSGQSCGSGCCRPSCCITSCCQPCCLPSCCVSSCCRPTCCRPSCCQSVCCQPTCCRPSCCQTTCCRTTCCRPSCCISSCCQPCCRPSCCVSSCCRPTCCRPSCCQSVCCQPTCCRPSCCQTTCCRTTCCRPSCCISSCCQPSCCQSVCCQPTCYRPSCCQTTCCRTTCCRPSCCISSCCQPCCRPSCCVSSCCQPCCRPVCCRSSCC, from the exons ATGGTCAGTTCCTGTTGTGGCTCCACCTGCTCTGGCCAGAGCTGTGGCTCTGGctgctgccgccccagctgctgtattaccagctgctgccagccctgctgccTCCCTAGCTGCTGTGTGTCCAGCTGCTGCCGCCCAACCTGCTGTAGACCAAGTTGTTGCCAGTCTGTGTGCTGCCAGCCAACCTGCTGCCGCCCTTCCTGCTGCCAAACCACTTGTTGCCGTACAACttgctgccgccccagctgctgtATTTCTagctgctgccagccctgctgccGCCCTAGCTGCTGTGTGTCCAGCTGCTGCCGCCCAACCTGCTGTAGACCAAGTTGTTGCCAGTCTGTGTGCTGCCAGCCAACCTGCTGCCGCCCTTCCTGCTGCCAAACCACTTGTTGCCGTACAACttgctgccgccccagctgctgtATTTCTagctgctgcca ACCAAGTTGTTGCCAGTCTGTGTGCTGCCAGCCAACCTGCTACCGCCCTTCCTGCTGCCAAACCACTTGTTGCCGTACAACttgctgccgccccagctgctgtATTTCTagctgctgccagccctgctgccGCCCTAGCTGCTGTGTGTCCAGTtgctgccagccctgctgccGCCCAGTCTGCTGCAGGTCTTCCTGCTGCTGA
- the LOC140524010 gene encoding uncharacterized protein isoform X1, protein MVSSCCGSTCSGQSCGSGCCRPSCCITSCCQPCCLPSCCVSSCCRPTCCRPSCCQSVCCQPTCCRPSCCQTTCCRTTCCRPSCCISSCCQPCCRPSCCVSSCCRPTCCRPSCCQSVCCQPTCCRPSCCQTTCCRTTCCRPSCCISSCCQPCCRPSCCVSSCCRPTCCRPSCCQSVCCQPTCYRPSCCQTTCCRTTCCRPSCCISSCCQPCCRPSCCVSSCCQPCCRPVCCRSSCC, encoded by the coding sequence ATGGTCAGTTCCTGTTGTGGCTCCACCTGCTCTGGCCAGAGCTGTGGCTCTGGctgctgccgccccagctgctgtattaccagctgctgccagccctgctgccTCCCTAGCTGCTGTGTGTCCAGCTGCTGCCGCCCAACCTGCTGTAGACCAAGTTGTTGCCAGTCTGTGTGCTGCCAGCCAACCTGCTGCCGCCCTTCCTGCTGCCAAACCACTTGTTGCCGTACAACttgctgccgccccagctgctgtATTTCTagctgctgccagccctgctgccGCCCTAGCTGCTGTGTGTCCAGCTGCTGCCGCCCAACCTGCTGTAGACCAAGTTGTTGCCAGTCTGTGTGCTGCCAGCCAACCTGCTGCCGCCCTTCCTGCTGCCAAACCACTTGTTGCCGTACAACttgctgccgccccagctgctgtATTTCTagctgctgccagccctgctgccGCCCTAGCTGCTGTGTGTCCAGCTGCTGCCGCCCAACCTGCTGTAGACCAAGTTGTTGCCAGTCTGTGTGCTGCCAGCCAACCTGCTACCGCCCTTCCTGCTGCCAAACCACTTGTTGCCGTACAACttgctgccgccccagctgctgtATTTCTagctgctgccagccctgctgccGCCCTAGCTGCTGTGTGTCCAGTtgctgccagccctgctgccGCCCAGTCTGCTGCAGGTCTTCCTGCTGCTGA